One region of Bacteroidota bacterium genomic DNA includes:
- a CDS encoding PKD domain-containing protein, with product MGTNTRIKRTKVPILTRILVLLLTGIGLSVSAAPTASFSADQTSGCTPLSVQFTSTSTGAVSFYWDLGNGNTSTLANPTNLYSTPGSYTISLIAYDAAGNSDTATYTNYITVIGKPAAHFSSSQVSSCLDNNSYTFTNSSTGAATYLWDFGDGTTSTQTNPTHSYSLSGSFTVTLIATNTFGCQDVRIRNQYITIFPKPDASIIANTTASCDPSTSFQFSNAGSNITSWTWTFGDGNTSSAQNPSHTYTSPGQYNVSLMVTNSFGCRDTADSPTQINVGVSNWANFSVDEDSGCAPIIVNFTNLNANTVSNLWDFGDGTTSTSLSPSHTYTNAGVYTVTLIVTTSTGCTDTVRKPNLIVAGVKPTASFIYTNSVGCGPLSVQFTNTSQNFVGCQWFFGDGTNSMSINPTHTYTNSGTFDVTLKCWSATGCIKSIVYRGIVKVTSTEAMFTATPRIGCPPLDVAFTAFSPGTGLTYHWDFGDGNTSTQQNPSHTYNGTGNFDVTLIVTDSLGCSDTLRKVSYIRTANPAANYIPPPTMVGCAPLTTQFTDATVGANSWLWNFGDGTTSTSQNPVHTYSTPGFYTVSLTTTSAGGGCVQTINTFGTFDVRGGYAGFTHSETICPPYEATFTDTSLNAVSWFWDFGDGTTSTDQNPDHVFATPGYHSVSLSITTADGCTYSTMQSNSVYFAPFGAHFYGVPQGTTFPMPVQFYANSLGATSWLWDFGDSTTSTLQDPFHIYQLNGNYNVTLTISNGLCTLYYDPPPFNFGTPDTTPVPSGNPGIPEVQQGCAPLTVNFTNVIPGSVVWHWDFGDGDTSSSQFPNHTYENAGIYTVVLTTTDTLGIVQVFQMDSIVRVAGPRAGFIVTQTASCSNTEVTFVDTSQNAVFWEWEFGDGDTSSLSSPTHVYNSGMPNYIITQTVTDTMGCSSAISTSIYSNFISPLLASETEICGMDTVDFYTSLQNYASYLWDFGDGTTSTQQTPKHVYSQEGIFTATLTVTDQAGCTQSFQVNPPITVSLPSVAFTTTTGRQGCNGINIQFVNQSANADSYLWDFGDGTISSLENPIHSYLDPGHFDVSLTIFRGNCSSTLTYPQYIRVDTAYADFSVSGNSICLPFDIQFTDLSANAVSWSWDFGTGDSSNVQNPLYTFNDYSGLVISLAIVDVNGCRDTAYSPPPSPLLARFDASLDTGCIPMTVHFNNSSLSSSNYFWDFGDGTTSTELSPDHEFTQAGDYDVTLVVQASPFYGGCTDTLHMPAMIHAREPMAGFVTPDRYACAPSLVNFTDLSVDADTYLWDFGDSTTSTNSNPSHIYNNPGLYSVSLIVGSNAGCQDTLHMPDYIRVLGPITNFSANVFEGCAPFDVQFTDHSQDAVEWNWSFGDGYAEYAQHPGHTFQDTGTFTVSLVTKDTAGCSSYYELPQKIIVHPTPDAQYTTGNISGCQPFTATFVNTSTGSTSWNWNFGDGDTSSAQQPTHLFLDDGIFQVQLIASNAFGCKDTFVNNQPFNVLPSPVVSFTAGATMGCAPFQVNFFNYTTNVNGSNYHWDFGDGQTSTDAQPTVTYQTPGFYTVSLVVVNTNGCSDSISFPAMIHVLDTLPPQETKIYSVSVTSNTTVEIKWENNPAIDLASYVLYRLNQNTQYYESIYTETNIQNTGFALENTFVDSGLNTLRNTYTYKVQALDICGNTIPLDQLTAHTTINVSSQRQGQDIFVSWTPYSGCPVSSYEIYRYESGEAPQYLATVPPDSLTYTDTTFDCPHPYSYRIKATDLCGTSYISYSDTSMTIPLNTLANQIVDVVRSTVVDNQFVLTEWKEPVVHPEKVAQFDIYRSTDNTNFSYVATVPSVQTDYADYGVDVQNNHYFYKILVINTCDITEDLSPITSTVLLKGEMNEGRQVHLEWTPYKGWEQGVEYYILEKMDENGHWQILKQVDGSKLQYDYQE from the coding sequence ATGGGAACCAATACGCGAATAAAACGAACAAAAGTACCGATCCTGACAAGGATTCTGGTCCTGCTCCTTACAGGAATAGGGCTTTCGGTATCTGCTGCGCCTACCGCTTCCTTTTCAGCGGATCAGACCAGCGGTTGCACCCCGTTGAGTGTTCAGTTTACGAGCACTTCAACAGGAGCTGTTTCATTTTATTGGGACCTGGGAAATGGAAACACTTCCACACTCGCGAATCCAACTAACTTATATTCTACTCCCGGATCGTATACAATTTCTTTAATTGCTTACGATGCTGCCGGAAATTCAGATACTGCTACTTATACCAATTACATCACTGTAATTGGAAAACCGGCAGCTCACTTCTCTTCTTCACAGGTTTCATCCTGTCTTGACAACAACTCTTATACATTTACGAATAGCTCAACAGGAGCGGCTACTTATCTGTGGGACTTTGGTGACGGAACAACATCCACTCAAACAAATCCTACACACTCCTACAGTCTATCGGGTAGTTTTACAGTTACCCTGATCGCCACGAATACCTTCGGTTGTCAGGATGTACGTATTCGAAATCAATACATCACCATTTTCCCAAAACCTGACGCGAGTATTATTGCCAATACAACCGCCAGCTGCGATCCATCCACCTCCTTTCAATTCAGTAACGCCGGAAGCAATATTACTTCATGGACCTGGACATTTGGCGATGGTAACACTTCTTCAGCACAAAATCCATCGCATACCTATACATCGCCGGGGCAATACAATGTCTCTCTGATGGTGACGAATTCATTTGGTTGCCGGGATACTGCTGACAGTCCAACCCAGATTAACGTAGGTGTTTCAAACTGGGCCAATTTCTCAGTTGATGAAGACAGCGGTTGCGCACCGATTATTGTGAATTTCACAAACCTGAATGCAAACACAGTTTCCAATCTCTGGGATTTTGGAGATGGAACAACTTCGACTTCACTATCTCCAAGTCATACATATACTAATGCCGGTGTCTATACGGTGACACTCATCGTAACTACAAGTACCGGCTGCACAGATACAGTCAGAAAACCAAACCTGATTGTAGCCGGTGTAAAACCAACTGCCAGTTTTATTTATACAAATAGTGTTGGTTGCGGACCTTTGTCCGTACAATTCACAAACACATCACAAAATTTTGTCGGTTGTCAGTGGTTTTTTGGTGATGGCACCAATTCCATGTCAATCAATCCAACACATACATATACCAACAGTGGTACATTCGACGTAACCCTTAAATGCTGGAGCGCTACCGGATGTATTAAAAGCATTGTATACCGTGGTATCGTAAAAGTAACTTCTACGGAAGCTATGTTTACCGCGACTCCAAGAATTGGCTGCCCTCCTCTGGATGTTGCATTTACCGCTTTTTCTCCGGGAACAGGACTCACGTATCATTGGGATTTTGGAGATGGAAACACTTCAACTCAACAAAACCCATCCCATACTTATAACGGCACAGGAAATTTTGATGTGACATTGATTGTCACCGATTCACTTGGATGTTCAGATACTTTAAGAAAAGTATCCTATATCCGTACCGCTAACCCTGCAGCGAATTATATTCCACCACCAACCATGGTAGGTTGTGCGCCATTGACAACTCAATTTACTGACGCGACAGTTGGTGCTAATTCATGGCTATGGAATTTCGGAGACGGAACTACATCTACATCGCAAAATCCTGTACATACTTATTCAACACCCGGTTTCTATACTGTATCTCTCACGACAACTTCTGCGGGAGGCGGATGTGTTCAAACTATCAATACCTTCGGAACATTTGATGTACGTGGGGGCTATGCAGGATTCACACATTCAGAAACCATTTGTCCTCCGTACGAAGCAACATTCACCGATACATCCCTGAATGCCGTTTCATGGTTCTGGGATTTTGGTGATGGTACGACTTCAACAGATCAAAATCCTGATCACGTATTTGCTACTCCGGGATATCACAGCGTATCGCTGTCGATCACAACCGCCGATGGTTGTACCTATTCAACGATGCAAAGCAATAGCGTTTATTTCGCGCCATTCGGAGCACATTTCTATGGAGTACCACAGGGAACTACTTTCCCTATGCCGGTACAATTTTATGCGAATTCACTTGGCGCAACTTCCTGGTTGTGGGATTTCGGTGACAGCACAACATCAACACTGCAGGATCCATTCCACATTTATCAGCTAAATGGAAATTACAATGTAACACTTACCATCTCGAATGGTTTGTGTACATTATATTATGATCCGCCACCTTTCAATTTTGGAACACCGGATACAACACCGGTTCCTTCAGGTAACCCCGGAATTCCGGAGGTACAACAGGGTTGTGCTCCATTGACCGTCAATTTCACCAATGTGATACCGGGTTCTGTTGTGTGGCACTGGGACTTTGGTGATGGAGATACTTCATCAAGTCAGTTTCCAAATCACACATACGAAAATGCGGGGATCTATACGGTTGTTCTGACAACCACTGACACATTGGGCATCGTCCAGGTCTTTCAGATGGACAGCATTGTTCGAGTCGCCGGGCCCCGGGCGGGGTTTATCGTCACTCAAACCGCGAGTTGCAGCAATACGGAAGTAACCTTTGTGGATACTTCCCAGAATGCCGTATTCTGGGAATGGGAATTCGGTGACGGTGACACTTCTTCTTTATCCAGTCCTACACATGTATATAACAGTGGAATGCCAAATTATATCATCACACAAACCGTGACAGATACAATGGGTTGTTCCAGCGCTATATCAACAAGTATTTACTCCAATTTCATCAGTCCACTGCTCGCCAGTGAAACTGAAATTTGCGGTATGGATACAGTAGACTTTTATACAAGTTTACAGAATTATGCTTCCTATCTGTGGGATTTTGGAGACGGAACAACATCTACACAACAAACACCCAAACACGTCTATTCTCAGGAAGGAATCTTCACTGCAACACTCACGGTTACTGACCAGGCAGGTTGCACACAATCCTTCCAGGTAAATCCACCGATTACAGTCAGCCTTCCTTCTGTTGCATTTACAACAACTACAGGTCGTCAGGGTTGTAATGGAATCAATATTCAGTTTGTCAATCAATCGGCAAATGCGGATTCCTATTTGTGGGATTTTGGCGACGGAACAATTTCCTCCCTTGAAAATCCGATTCACAGTTACCTTGATCCCGGACATTTCGACGTCTCATTAACAATCTTCAGAGGCAATTGCTCGAGTACGCTCACTTATCCGCAATACATCCGTGTTGATACAGCGTATGCTGATTTCTCGGTCAGCGGGAATAGTATTTGCTTGCCATTCGATATTCAGTTCACAGACTTGAGCGCGAATGCTGTCAGTTGGTCCTGGGATTTCGGAACCGGTGACTCATCCAACGTGCAAAATCCATTATACACGTTTAATGACTACTCAGGCTTGGTCATTTCCCTGGCAATTGTGGACGTGAATGGTTGCAGGGATACAGCTTATAGCCCGCCACCATCTCCACTTCTTGCCCGATTTGATGCCTCATTGGATACAGGTTGTATCCCAATGACGGTTCATTTCAACAACAGTTCTTTGTCTTCTTCAAATTACTTCTGGGATTTTGGTGATGGTACAACATCCACCGAATTATCTCCTGATCACGAATTCACACAAGCGGGTGATTACGATGTAACCCTCGTTGTGCAGGCTAGTCCTTTTTACGGCGGCTGTACCGACACTCTGCATATGCCGGCAATGATTCATGCACGTGAGCCAATGGCAGGATTTGTTACACCTGACCGTTATGCCTGTGCTCCTTCACTGGTAAACTTTACTGATTTATCTGTTGATGCAGATACGTATTTGTGGGACTTTGGCGACAGCACAACTTCTACCAACAGCAACCCTTCGCATATTTACAACAATCCCGGATTGTATTCCGTGTCCCTGATTGTCGGCAGTAATGCCGGTTGTCAGGACACTTTACACATGCCGGATTACATTCGTGTACTTGGACCAATAACAAATTTCAGCGCGAACGTTTTTGAAGGATGCGCTCCATTCGATGTTCAATTCACCGATCATAGCCAGGATGCGGTAGAATGGAACTGGAGTTTTGGTGACGGATATGCAGAATATGCACAACACCCGGGACACACCTTCCAGGATACAGGAACATTTACCGTTTCACTTGTAACAAAAGATACAGCCGGTTGCAGCTCTTATTATGAACTGCCACAAAAAATAATAGTGCATCCTACTCCGGATGCTCAATACACCACCGGTAATATCAGTGGTTGCCAGCCATTCACCGCGACATTTGTCAATACTTCAACAGGCAGTACGAGCTGGAACTGGAATTTTGGTGATGGCGATACATCTTCCGCGCAACAACCTACTCACCTGTTCCTTGATGACGGAATTTTCCAGGTTCAATTGATAGCATCCAATGCTTTTGGTTGCAAAGATACTTTCGTCAACAATCAGCCTTTCAATGTACTTCCTTCACCGGTTGTGTCATTCACAGCGGGCGCGACCATGGGTTGTGCTCCGTTCCAGGTGAACTTTTTCAACTATACAACCAATGTAAACGGCTCTAATTATCACTGGGATTTTGGCGATGGTCAGACCTCCACGGATGCACAGCCAACCGTTACATATCAGACACCGGGCTTTTACACGGTCAGTCTTGTTGTTGTGAATACTAATGGTTGCAGTGATTCAATTTCATTCCCAGCAATGATTCATGTACTGGACACACTTCCTCCACAGGAAACAAAAATTTACAGTGTATCCGTTACTTCTAATACAACTGTAGAAATCAAATGGGAAAATAATCCGGCAATTGATCTGGCTTCTTATGTTTTGTATCGACTGAATCAGAATACACAGTATTATGAATCAATCTATACAGAAACCAATATTCAAAATACAGGCTTTGCTCTGGAAAATACTTTTGTTGATTCAGGATTGAATACACTTCGAAACACATATACTTATAAAGTGCAGGCTCTTGATATCTGTGGAAATACGATTCCTCTGGATCAACTGACAGCCCATACTACCATCAATGTTTCTTCTCAACGTCAGGGACAGGACATCTTTGTTTCCTGGACACCTTACAGCGGTTGTCCGGTGAGCAGCTATGAAATCTATCGCTACGAAAGTGGTGAAGCGCCCCAGTACCTGGCAACGGTACCGCCGGATTCATTGACCTATACCGATACAACTTTTGATTGTCCTCATCCATATTCATACAGAATCAAAGCAACGGATTTATGTGGAACATCCTATATCTCCTATAGCGATACATCTATGACTATTCCGTTAAATACACTTGCTAATCAGATTGTGGATGTGGTAAGGTCAACGGTTGTCGATAATCAATTTGTACTTACTGAATGGAAAGAACCGGTTGTTCATCCGGAAAAGGTGGCTCAATTTGATATCTATCGTTCAACCGACAATACGAATTTCAGTTATGTCGCAACAGTTCCGTCTGTGCAAACAGATTACGCGGATTACGGTGTCGATGTACAAAACAATCATTACTTCTACAAAATCCTGGTCATCAACACCTGTGATATCACAGAAGATTTAAGTCCGATTACTTCTACTGTTCTCCTGAAAGGTGAAATGAACGAAGGCAGACAAGTTCACCTGGAATGGACTCCTTACAAAGGATGGGAACAAGGTGTTGAATATTATATTCTTGAAAAAATGGATGAGAACGGCCATTGGCAGATTCTGAAACAGGTTGATGGCAGTAAGTTACAGTACGATTACCAGGAATAA
- a CDS encoding response regulator, translated as MKSPDQPYKFERVLLIDDNDIDNFINERMITTNQFSKQVVVKNSAESALQFLKDNTTNPQVLPQVIFLDLNMPVMDGFGFLAEYEKLDDTIRKFCKVIVLSSSISPEDINRASTNPHVVKYVNKPLNEKYLDAINF; from the coding sequence ATGAAAAGTCCTGATCAACCGTATAAATTTGAACGGGTACTGCTGATTGACGATAACGACATTGATAATTTTATCAATGAGCGGATGATCACCACGAACCAGTTTTCAAAACAGGTAGTCGTTAAAAATTCAGCTGAATCAGCGCTTCAGTTTCTGAAGGATAATACCACCAATCCACAGGTTTTACCACAGGTTATTTTTCTGGACCTTAACATGCCGGTGATGGATGGTTTTGGATTTTTAGCCGAGTACGAAAAGCTTGATGACACCATCCGCAAATTTTGCAAAGTGATCGTGCTCTCTTCTTCCATCAGTCCGGAAGACATCAACAGAGCAAGCACAAATCCTCATGTTGTAAAATATGTCAACAAACCCCTGAACGAAAAATACCTCGACGCCATCAATTTCTAA
- a CDS encoding type III pantothenate kinase codes for MYLTIDMGNTATKLVLFERDVLVYSKIIKALSVPEIRRIVKRFEPRATILSTVIKTPEPIMQVLKMQKRFVQLSANTRLPIKNKYETPKTLGKDRLAGVIGAAALFPGRNVLVIDAGTCIKYDFINSKKEYFGGAISPGLNMRYLALHQFTDQLPLLVPESKPQFVGRNTRDAIRSGVETGIANEIAGFIQLYRKQYKSLKLVITGGDASRFVRTLNLPIFAAPDLVNIGLKEILKFHDAKE; via the coding sequence ATGTACCTGACCATTGATATGGGAAATACGGCAACGAAACTTGTTCTTTTTGAACGGGATGTGCTTGTTTATAGCAAGATTATAAAAGCACTTTCAGTCCCTGAGATCCGGCGAATTGTGAAACGATTTGAACCAAGGGCCACCATTCTTTCAACCGTAATCAAGACTCCTGAGCCAATTATGCAGGTTCTGAAAATGCAAAAACGTTTTGTACAGCTTTCAGCGAATACCCGCTTGCCTATAAAAAACAAGTACGAAACACCAAAAACACTCGGAAAGGACAGACTGGCCGGGGTCATTGGAGCCGCCGCTCTTTTTCCTGGGAGAAATGTCCTTGTGATCGATGCAGGCACTTGTATTAAGTATGATTTCATTAATTCTAAAAAGGAATATTTTGGAGGGGCAATTTCCCCGGGACTGAATATGCGGTATCTGGCATTGCATCAATTTACTGATCAGCTTCCTTTGTTGGTTCCGGAATCAAAACCTCAATTTGTAGGAAGAAATACCAGGGATGCAATCCGTTCAGGGGTAGAAACAGGAATAGCGAATGAGATAGCGGGTTTTATTCAGTTATACCGCAAACAATATAAATCCCTGAAATTGGTTATTACCGGAGGCGATGCCTCTCGTTTTGTCAGGACGCTAAATTTACCCATCTTTGCCGCCCCGGATTTGGTGAACATCGGGCTAAAAGAAATATTGAAATTCCATGATGCTAAGGAGTAG
- a CDS encoding COX15/CtaA family protein, protein MIENSKRRIVIWLFSGCFLIFAMVVIGGITRLTGSGLSITEWNVIMGAIPPLNDAEWQEAFQKYQQIPQFQKINSHFVLDDFKAIFLWEYLHRLIGRLIGVVFIIPFLWFLIKKQMDKPMIRKALFLFALGGLQGFLGWFMVKSGLTERTSVSHIRLAIHLMAAFITFGFTFWYALELIYPRTVKAPNSDRKLIGIVFGLIIVQIVYGAFVAGLHAGKMYNTWPLMDGQLVPTGILSANSFVDNITGNQVMVQFLHRTFAFIIFFSVIYLWFTYRKKMLSKIQNRSLNFLLAAVFIQVILGILTLLTQVEITLASLHQIGAFFLFSATIFLLYQFRTTEKNPG, encoded by the coding sequence ATGATTGAAAATTCAAAACGACGTATTGTTATCTGGCTTTTCTCCGGATGCTTCCTGATCTTCGCGATGGTCGTCATTGGCGGTATAACCCGCCTCACAGGTTCGGGACTTTCCATTACGGAATGGAATGTGATCATGGGCGCAATTCCTCCCTTAAACGATGCTGAATGGCAGGAGGCATTTCAGAAGTATCAGCAGATTCCTCAGTTCCAGAAAATCAATTCGCATTTTGTGCTGGATGATTTCAAAGCGATTTTCCTCTGGGAATATCTGCACCGTCTCATCGGCAGATTAATTGGCGTTGTTTTCATCATTCCCTTTTTATGGTTCCTGATAAAAAAGCAAATGGACAAGCCAATGATTCGAAAGGCTTTGTTCCTCTTTGCGCTGGGTGGACTTCAGGGATTTCTGGGATGGTTTATGGTGAAGAGCGGACTCACGGAAAGAACGAGTGTCAGCCATATCCGTCTGGCGATTCATTTGATGGCCGCATTTATCACTTTTGGATTCACATTCTGGTATGCTCTGGAATTGATTTATCCGCGTACAGTAAAGGCGCCGAATAGCGATAGAAAATTAATTGGAATCGTATTCGGATTGATTATTGTTCAAATTGTTTATGGCGCCTTTGTTGCAGGATTACATGCAGGGAAAATGTACAATACCTGGCCGTTGATGGATGGACAACTTGTCCCGACAGGAATTTTAAGCGCAAATTCCTTTGTGGATAACATCACCGGCAACCAGGTGATGGTTCAGTTCCTTCACAGAACATTTGCTTTTATAATATTTTTCTCAGTGATTTATCTGTGGTTCACTTACCGCAAAAAAATGTTGTCAAAAATTCAAAACAGGAGTTTGAATTTTCTTTTAGCCGCGGTTTTTATCCAGGTCATCCTCGGAATATTAACTTTGCTTACACAGGTTGAAATAACTCTTGCTTCACTGCACCAGATCGGCGCTTTCTTTTTATTCAGCGCTACGATTTTCCTGCTGTATCAATTTCGTACAACAGAAAAAAATCCCGGATAA
- the gldD gene encoding gliding motility lipoprotein GldD, producing the protein MDPGSCPLLILLQDSPSYLNPSFTLSIGFIIESIVLASLLLLSGFFSGAETAFFAINPVQLFTLKEAESSASRIVYRLLEKPKRLLATLLITVNFINIAIVVISSLMISQIFNFTHHETVGFLIQVVAVTFVIVLFCEVMPKVYATQNALSFSQYSAIPVFVVDKILRPISSFLVFSTSIVDKRMIHKGYDVSMDELTHAIDVTTDKNTPDDEKKILKGIARFGNIDVRQIMKSRMDVVAFDKDLTFPEIFPIIVENKYSRVPVFEGSFDTVIGVLYIKDLLPYLDKQDDAGFNWLKLVRPAYFVPESKKINDLLQEFQEKKIHLAIVVDEYGGTSGIATMEDVLEEIVGEINDEFDDDEVFYSKLDEQNYVFEGKTLLNDLCRVTELDREIFDTGDADVETLAGFILEKKGSIPFRNEVFSHEGILFTIESADRKRIKRVKITLPDLREKSNEEGNHLGLIILFPLMFILSLSSCDQDYVPKPRGYFRIELPEKTYKEFNPSSCPFRFEIPSYSEVTKDPSPRAEPCWMNIEYPQFRATVYLSYKPVHGDLEKFIEDSRSLSFKHIPKASGIEEQAIADQDNRVFGNIYHVKGSAASSVQFYLTDSTNHFLRGSLYFYAIPNPDSLAPVNEFLSADIDHMVASFRWK; encoded by the coding sequence TCTTTTCCGGCGCTGAAACAGCATTTTTTGCAATCAACCCGGTACAACTTTTTACCCTCAAAGAAGCCGAAAGCAGTGCCTCGCGTATTGTGTATCGTTTGCTGGAGAAACCCAAACGACTTCTTGCCACATTGCTGATAACAGTAAACTTCATCAACATTGCCATTGTTGTGATTTCATCGCTGATGATTTCACAGATTTTCAACTTCACGCATCATGAAACTGTCGGTTTTTTGATCCAGGTTGTCGCTGTAACATTTGTGATCGTCCTGTTTTGTGAGGTAATGCCTAAAGTTTACGCGACTCAAAACGCTCTTTCCTTTTCGCAATACAGCGCTATCCCTGTTTTTGTGGTAGATAAAATCCTGAGACCTATCAGTAGTTTCCTGGTATTTTCAACTTCGATTGTCGACAAAAGAATGATCCACAAAGGCTATGATGTGTCCATGGATGAACTTACGCATGCGATTGATGTTACCACCGATAAGAACACTCCGGATGATGAAAAGAAAATTCTGAAAGGAATCGCACGATTTGGAAATATTGATGTGCGGCAGATTATGAAATCCAGGATGGATGTTGTTGCATTTGACAAAGACCTGACCTTTCCTGAAATCTTTCCGATTATTGTTGAGAACAAGTATTCACGTGTACCTGTCTTTGAAGGATCATTTGACACAGTTATCGGTGTGCTTTACATAAAAGATCTGCTGCCTTATCTTGACAAACAGGATGATGCAGGCTTCAACTGGCTAAAACTCGTCCGTCCGGCATATTTTGTACCAGAAAGTAAAAAGATCAACGATCTGCTGCAGGAATTCCAGGAAAAGAAAATCCACCTTGCTATAGTCGTGGATGAATACGGCGGTACATCAGGAATAGCGACCATGGAGGATGTACTGGAAGAAATTGTTGGTGAAATCAATGATGAATTTGACGATGATGAAGTTTTTTACTCCAAACTGGATGAGCAGAATTACGTTTTTGAAGGAAAAACTCTTCTGAATGATCTATGTCGAGTCACTGAACTTGACAGAGAGATATTTGATACCGGCGATGCCGATGTAGAAACGCTTGCCGGATTCATTCTTGAAAAGAAAGGCAGTATTCCATTCCGTAACGAAGTGTTTTCTCATGAAGGAATCTTATTCACCATAGAGTCTGCCGACAGAAAAAGAATCAAAAGAGTAAAAATCACATTGCCTGATCTTCGTGAAAAGAGCAATGAAGAAGGAAATCATTTAGGACTGATTATTCTCTTCCCTCTCATGTTTATTTTGAGTCTCAGCTCATGCGATCAGGATTATGTTCCAAAACCCAGAGGATATTTCCGTATTGAACTTCCTGAAAAAACCTACAAAGAATTTAATCCTTCCTCCTGCCCTTTTCGCTTTGAGATTCCTTCCTACTCTGAGGTAACAAAGGATCCGTCACCACGCGCTGAACCATGCTGGATGAATATTGAGTATCCTCAGTTCAGAGCTACCGTTTATTTAAGCTATAAACCCGTTCATGGCGATCTGGAAAAATTTATTGAAGATAGCAGGTCTCTTTCATTCAAACACATCCCTAAGGCATCCGGAATCGAAGAGCAGGCAATCGCGGATCAGGACAACAGGGTGTTCGGCAATATTTATCATGTAAAAGGCAGTGCCGCTTCCTCCGTACAGTTTTACCTGACCGACAGCACCAATCATTTTCTTCGTGGTTCTCTTTATTTTTATGCCATTCCAAACCCCGATTCTCTGGCTCCGGTGAACGAATTTCTTTCTGCGGACATCGACCACATGGTTGCAAGCTTTCGCTGGAAATAA